From Streptomyces sp. SAI-135:
CGACCCGGACATCGGGATCGTGTCCATGGGCGGCCGGGCCGGCACCGGCAAGTCGGCGCTGGCGCTGTGCGCGGGCCTGGAGGCGGTCCTGGAGCGCCGTCAGCACCAGAAGGTCATGGTCTTCCGCCCGCTGTACGCGGTGGGCGGGCAGGAACTCGGCTATCTGCCGGGCTCCGAGGCCGAGAAGATGAGCCCCTGGGCGCAGGCGGTCTTCGACACGCTGTCCGCGGTCACCAGCCGCGAGGTCATCGAGGAGGTCACCGCGCGCGGGATGCTGGAGGTTCTGCCGCTCACCCACATCCGCGGCCGCTCGCTCCACGACGCCTTCGTGATCGTGGACGAGGCGCAGTCCCTGGAACGGAATGTGCTTCTCACCGTTCTGTCCCGAATCGGCGCGAATTCACGGGTGGTTCTCACCCATGACGTGGCACAGAGGGACAATCTCCGCGTCGGTCGCTACGACGGTGTCGTCGCCGTGGTGGAGAAGCTGAAGGGGCACCCGCTCTTCGCGCATGTGACCCTGACGAGGTCCGAGAGGTCCCAGATCGCGGCGCTTGTGACCGAAATGCTGGAGGACGGCCAAATCTGAGGTAGTACACGCCCGTTGGCGCCGTCCGGAAAGGCCAAGAGCCTAGCCGGGCGGCGCCTTCGCGTGTCGAGGTTTCTCGAAATCCCTGGGGTCAAACGGGATGTGAGCTTTCACACGCAACTCAGAATTGCCACCCGGCGTCCGGTTACGGCAGAGTCTCGGTTCTGTCAGGCCCCGCATACGGCACACCTGTACCCCCAGCGGTACGGCACCACAGCAGCACCACGATCAACTCCATAACGTCCGTCGTATGCCGCCCGCGCACCATGCGGCGCTCCTCGCAAGGGAGTTGCCCACCGGGCCCGCGCCTCCCGTGACCCCGTTAGTTGGGAGGCCAGTGTCTAGGGGCACGATTGCGTCCGCCAGGGTCACCGAAGCGGGCGATGCTGGAAGGAAACCGTGTGAGCCCGATTTCGGTCCGGGGATTCGCAGTGGCCTCCGCCACCGCGGTCACCGCTGTCGGAAGCGTTGTCGGAGTAGCCTCCGGCAGTGTCGCGCAGCCGAACGACGCCGAGGCGACGGCAGCAGGCACGACGCTCCTGGCGGACATCCCCGCGGGTGAGCAGGCTCAGGTGCAGACCGCGTCCCTCACGCAGCAGGCCGACACCCAGGCCATCGCCGCGGACGCGAGCGCCAAGAAGATCGCGGAGGAGTCGGCCCGCAAGGCCGCCGCCAAGTCCGCGATCGAGAAGAAGGAGGCCGCCGAGCAGGCGGCCAAGGAAGCCAAGGAACGCGCCGAGGCCAAGGAGAAGGCCAGCAGGAGCGCCTCCAGCTTCCCGGTGCAGAGCTCGTACACCGTCGCGCAGATCCAGGCGATGGCTGCCTCGATGGTGCCGAGCGGGCAGTTCCAGTGCTTCAGCAACATCGTGGACCACGAGTCCAGCTGGAACTACCGGGCCGTCAACGCCTCCTCCGGCGCCTACGGTCTCTTCCAGGCGCTGCCGGGCTCCAAGATGTCGTCGGTCGGCGCCGACTGGCAGACCAACCCGGCCACCCAGATCAAGTGGGGCCTCAACTACATGGACAGCCGGTACGGCAGCCCCTGCGAGGCCTGGTCGTTCTGGCAGGCCAACCACTGGTACTGAGCGCGCCCGGCTCTCAACCTCGCGAAGCCCCTCCCCGTCCTAGGGGGAGGGGCTTTCGCCATGTACGGTCGGTCCGGACGACTCCAGGGGGGAGTGGTGAGGAGAGACGGGGGAAGAGGACGGATCATGTCGCGAGTGCCAGGGTGGATCGGTCGGCTCGGTGCCCGGCTGACCGATGTGGGTGAGCGGTTGGACGAGCGCCGCGCGGAGGTGGCCCGCGAGGAGGCCGAGGCCGACGCGGCCGAGCAGCCCGCCCGCAGGCCCGAGAAAGCGGCCAAGGCGGTCTCCCGGCCACCCGTCGTGCTGGTCCCGCGCCCCGACCCGGCCCAGGCCGTGCCGTGGGGCGTACGGGTCGCCGCCGAGGCCGGCTGGCGGCTCCTGGTCCTCGCGGGCACCGTCTGGGTGCTGATGCGAATCATCAGCTCGGTGCAGCTCGTCGTCTTCGCCTTCGTCGTCGCCCTGCTCATCACCGCGCTGCTCCAGCCGACGGTGGCCCGCCTCATGCGGCACGGCGTCCCGCGCGGTCCCGCCACGGCCCTCACCGCGATCCTCGGCTTCGTCATCATCGGGCTGATGGGCTGGTTCGTGACCTGGCAGGTCATGGAGAACATCGACGACCTCTCCGACCAGATCCAGAGCGGCATCGACGATCTGCGCAACTGGCTGCTGAAGAGCCCCTTCCACGTCACCGACAAGCAGATCAACCAGATCGCCAAGAACCTGCGGGAGGCGGTCGGCGCCAACACCGACCAGATCACCTCGGCGGGCCTGGAAGGCGTCCAGGTCGTCGTGGAGGCGCTCACCGGCATCCTGCTGACCTTCTTCTCCACCCTCTTCCTGCTCTACGACGGCCGCCGCATCTGGGGCTGGACGCTGAAGCTGGTCCCCGCCGCCGCCCGCCCCGCCGTGGCCGGCGCCGGACCGCGCGCCTGGCGCACCCTGACCGCCTATGTGCGCGGCACGGTCCTGGTGGCCCTCATCGACGCCGTGTTCATCGGCATCGGGATCTACTTCCTCGACGTTCCCATGGCCGTCCCGCTGGCCGTCTTCATCTTCCTGTTCTCGTTCATCCCGCTCGTCGGCGCGGTCGCCTCCGGCGCGCTGGCGGTCCTCGTCGCGCTCGTCACGCAGGGCGTCTTCACGGCGGTGATGACCCTCGCGGTGGTCCTGGCCGTCCAGCAGATCGAGGGCCACATCCTCCAGCCGTTCATCCTCGGCCGCGCGGTGCGCGTCCACCCGCTCGCGGTCGTCCTCACCGTCGCGACCGGCGGCATGGTCGCCGGCATCGGCGGCGCCGTGGTGGCCGTACCGCTCGTGGCGGTGACGAACACGGTGGTCAGCTACCTCAAGGCGTACGCCGAGGAGCAGTCGGCGCCGGCCGAGGCCGAGGACGAGGTCGTGACCACGGAGGAAGAGGGCGGGTCCGAACCGCCCACGGACGCTGAAAAACCTGCCTCGAATTCGGTCAAATGAGCGCCGAACACAGTGTTTTGAGCAGTCCGCAGACTCAACTTCCGTCAACTAGGGGCAGGTAGGAAAGCCGCCCCCGGAATATGCGTCCGGACTGATACACCTTCCCTCCTCAGCGCTACGCGTCAGGCGTATGTGCGAGACGGCGGGGGGTGTGATGTCGGGCCACGAACTCCTGGCACAGGCCCTGGCCGAGTGCGGCCGTGACGGCTTCACCGGGGAGCTGCGGATCACCGGGACACCCGGCGGCACCTTCCACTTCGGGGACGGCCGGGTCGTCGCGGTGGAGTCGCCCGGCGCCCCGGGCCCCGAGGCACTGCTGCTGCGCTCGGGCCGGGTCAGCGGCGAGCAGTGGGCCGAACTGGTGCGGGAGTCCGGCGGCTCGCGCTGGCCGGCCACCGCGCTCATCGCCCACGGCTACGCGGGCGCCGCGCAGCTCAGGGTGGTGTGCGCGCTGGCCCTGCACGACGCCGCCTTCGCGATGGCCGCCGGCCGGGTGGAGGAGTGCGAACGCCGGGCCACCGCCGAGCCGTTCGCGCAGGTCCCGCTGGGTGAGCCGCCCCTGCGGCTGCTTCAGGAGGCGCTGCGCAGACTCACCGCCCTCGCCGCCCTGCCGTACCCCGTGCATCCCGACCGGGAACGCCCGGTGCGCTCCGGCACGGACGGCGGATCCGGGACCCTGCGACACGAGCTGCTCAGGCAGGCCGACGGCCGCAGCACCTCACGCGACCTCGCCTTCCGCGTCGGGCGCGGGGTCTACACCGTCACCGTCGAGGTCGCCCGCATGCTCGACGAAGGGCTCCTGGTGTGCGCGGGACCGCCCGCGCCCCTGGCGGTCCGTTCGCTGCCCGACGGCGACGAGCTGCGGCCCCGCAGGCCACCGCCCGTGGAGCAGCCCTCGTCCCCGGTGAGAACCGATCTGCCCCGCCGAAAACCCGGCAACTTCTTCCGGCTCAGAAACGGAACGCCCCAGTGAAAAAGCCGATCAGACGTGAACAGGAATAGGGGAGTCGCTTTTATGGATCACAAAGCCCTGGCGCTCGAAATGCGCGGACTGCGCGAACAGGTCACGGGAATCACGGACACCGCGGTGGCCGCCGCGGACGGGCTGCTCATCGCGGCCGACACCGCCGACTCGATCGACCCGGAGGGCCTCGCCGCGCTCGCCGCGGCCGGCCTCGGCCTCGCCCGGCGCACCGCCGGGGCGACCGCCCGCGGCGCGCTGCGCCGGACGGTGACGTACGGCAGCCACGGCTGCGCCGCCTTCTACGCCGTCGGCGAGACCGCCCTGATGGTCGTGCTCGGCGACGAGGGCATGGACGTGGACCACCTGCACCGGGCGACCCAGCCGACCCTGAACCGGATCGGCTCGATCCTCACCGACAAGGCGTCCGAGAAAGCATCAGAGGGAGTCTGAAGGGATGGCGACGAAGCGCATGGCCACAGGTTTCTCCGACCAGGTGATGGGCCTGGTCAAGTCCCTTCGTACCGAAGCCCCCGACTGCGTGGCCTCCGGCGTGGTCGACATGTCCACCGGCATGCTGCTGTCGTACGAGACCGTCGAGAACCACCCGCCGGAGGTCCTGGACCTCCTGGCGGGTGCGACCCTCGACCTGTTCCAGGGCCGTACCGTCGTGATGATCGAGGACGTCTTCAAGGAGCGTCGCGGGATCAGCAGTGACAACCACTTCTTCCAGGAGATCCTGGTCAACAGCGAGAACCTCACGCACCTGTTCGTACGGCTGGTCGAACAGCAGGACGTCGTGGCCGTCGTGGTGTGCCGCAAGTCGGTCAACGTCGGCATGCTGTTCGCCCAGGTCCGGCGGGTGGTGAAGGAGTACAGCCTCTGAGGGACGCCCGGCTGCGGGCGGCTACTCCGTCCGCAGCCCGTCCGGCCGCATCAGCCGCAGCAGCGGCGGCAGGCTCAGCAGCGTCACCACGAGGACGACCCCCGCGCCCACGCCGGTCATCGACAGCACGCTCGGCCAGTCCACCCGGACCGCGGTGCCCGTCATCCTCAGCAGGACCGCGCCCAGCGTCAGCCCCACCACCGAGGCCAGCAGCAGCCCGAGCGAGATCGGGATCGCCGTCTGCCACAGCACCGACAGGCTCAGGGTGCGCCGCCGGGTGCCGAAGGCGACCAGCGCCGACAGCAGCTTCCTGCGCTCACGCAACTGCTCCAGCTGGGAGACCAGCAGGCTCGCCCCGATCAGCGCGAGGACACAGGCGGCGCCCACGAACAGGCCGGTGCGGATGGACTCGTAGCGGTCGTTGCGCTCGACGGACACCCAG
This genomic window contains:
- a CDS encoding transglycosylase SLT domain-containing protein encodes the protein MLEGNRVSPISVRGFAVASATAVTAVGSVVGVASGSVAQPNDAEATAAGTTLLADIPAGEQAQVQTASLTQQADTQAIAADASAKKIAEESARKAAAKSAIEKKEAAEQAAKEAKERAEAKEKASRSASSFPVQSSYTVAQIQAMAASMVPSGQFQCFSNIVDHESSWNYRAVNASSGAYGLFQALPGSKMSSVGADWQTNPATQIKWGLNYMDSRYGSPCEAWSFWQANHWY
- a CDS encoding AI-2E family transporter, with the translated sequence MSRVPGWIGRLGARLTDVGERLDERRAEVAREEAEADAAEQPARRPEKAAKAVSRPPVVLVPRPDPAQAVPWGVRVAAEAGWRLLVLAGTVWVLMRIISSVQLVVFAFVVALLITALLQPTVARLMRHGVPRGPATALTAILGFVIIGLMGWFVTWQVMENIDDLSDQIQSGIDDLRNWLLKSPFHVTDKQINQIAKNLREAVGANTDQITSAGLEGVQVVVEALTGILLTFFSTLFLLYDGRRIWGWTLKLVPAAARPAVAGAGPRAWRTLTAYVRGTVLVALIDAVFIGIGIYFLDVPMAVPLAVFIFLFSFIPLVGAVASGALAVLVALVTQGVFTAVMTLAVVLAVQQIEGHILQPFILGRAVRVHPLAVVLTVATGGMVAGIGGAVVAVPLVAVTNTVVSYLKAYAEEQSAPAEAEDEVVTTEEEGGSEPPTDAEKPASNSVK
- a CDS encoding MarR family transcriptional regulator — its product is MCETAGGVMSGHELLAQALAECGRDGFTGELRITGTPGGTFHFGDGRVVAVESPGAPGPEALLLRSGRVSGEQWAELVRESGGSRWPATALIAHGYAGAAQLRVVCALALHDAAFAMAAGRVEECERRATAEPFAQVPLGEPPLRLLQEALRRLTALAALPYPVHPDRERPVRSGTDGGSGTLRHELLRQADGRSTSRDLAFRVGRGVYTVTVEVARMLDEGLLVCAGPPAPLAVRSLPDGDELRPRRPPPVEQPSSPVRTDLPRRKPGNFFRLRNGTPQ
- a CDS encoding roadblock/LC7 domain-containing protein: MDHKALALEMRGLREQVTGITDTAVAAADGLLIAADTADSIDPEGLAALAAAGLGLARRTAGATARGALRRTVTYGSHGCAAFYAVGETALMVVLGDEGMDVDHLHRATQPTLNRIGSILTDKASEKASEGV